TATAGCCGGAAACGAATCCCCACGACTTCGGTTTTTCAGTTTATCTGCAAATCCAATATCCTCTTGATCACCATGTAGTGGAGAGCCTGAACACAGCTCAATTTCTTCAAACTGCAACCGGCCACTGAATATCTTGCCAGtttcaaactcaaaatcatcaaaattcgAGCCCGAATCACCCGTCTTCCTTCGGGGGCTAACCGGAGCACTAGTGCTGAATTCCAAGCTGTTACTTTTGGTGATCGGGTTTGGTGTATTAGGTGCAGTTACATAGACACTCGAGGAAGAAAACATTGGCTCCGATTCCATTTGGTGCAGAAGTGGCTTCCAAATTCTGTTTCTAGTTCAATCTGTTCGGTCCTGAATTTAAGCGCTGCCTAACAATGACATCAAACTAATATTCAAAGATAGAATTAAACAACAGAAGTAGAAAGATACTCCTATGTGTCCTCAACCATTCACAGCTAAAAAGTTGTCCAAAAGTTATCATTTTAATATATAGTTCAATTTGACctatcaaaatattaattaatgaagaATTTTACTGGATATCAAGTTGGTAAAAGTCTATGACAAGTTACAACTAACTAAAAATacattgaaatttaaatttgtcACGAAAGTCTTAAGTTTGGGACGAGTTTCAGTTaacaaaatacatataaatCGAAAATTTCTAAATCATTCAAACATCTCGACTTTTATCAATTTACAAATCTTAGGCCAGCCCTTAGTTAAAatgtttcttattatttttttcctctttaGGACATCCaaaaaatttcttattatttttttcaaacatctCGACTTTTATCAATTTACAAATCTTAGGCCAGCCCTTAGTTAAAgtgtttcttattatttttttcctctttaggacatccaaaaaaataatgttgTTTGAACATTGAAATTACTTTTCAACCATATTTTCCAATTTAATGAATGATCCTATCTTGATACTTTGCTTTGTACTTATCACCAACATGAcaaatttaagcaatatttacccttttttaatttcttaattttataaatttgcaAGCAAAGACACTGCAAAATTCAACTTAAAGATAAGTCCCGTTAGGCGAATACATAACCTCATTCCCATTCAGCAGTCAAGTTCAGAATTGACCCCTAATTAACTTGAAGTCACCACTCTCGACATCAAGAGAAGTCGTTTGGACAAAATTATAAATGTTACTTCCACATATTATGAGTAACGTAGGAGACATCTCTATTTTTCCCTCGGAGAATCTTTAGAATTCCCACTGCTTAGCTTTCAATTCGCCTCTGACCATCAAATGAAATGTGAATAACCCGTCCTCATCTCTTTGTTTGAAAGAAGGGGCGCTTCCAGTTCTGTCGGTGCCAACTGCCATTTAGCTAATAAGCGCGTGGATAAATACTGATTAGTTTTATCTCAATTTGTATTTTCAACTCCGTCCTTTTTACTTCTTCTAAGTTTGTAGGGTGTTTGTTACAATTAAGTCTAACTAGAGTTCACGTTCCAAATTTGGAAACTTAACATGAACTATAAGTCTTCTGCTTTTTTtccctttaatttatttatataaattattaattgtaataataaatgtAATAATGATAATCATGAAAAATCTGAGAACGGATGATATGTCGGTCTCCTAACCTTGTACTCCTTTTATTTTCTCTGGGTTGGAAATTCCTAACCTTTTACctcaaaaatacaaaaaattcctAACCTTATAATTTGGTCGAACAATGGACTTGTGGAGGCCGTAAAGCCACAAAAGTGGGCTAAATTGGGGCCACATGTTGTGGTCCATTGTATAACTAGATTCTAGAATCTTTGTCAGAagatatcttttatttttcatttttttttactttttaattcgTAGTAATTAGAATGGTCGAAATAAGTCAGATCGTCGGATTGGCTCGTCCTATATCGACATGTCAAAAAGATAAGTTAAGTTGCTAATTTTCTAGTCTGCCCAAATGTGAGTCAGTTAAATGGTGGGTTGTGACGTATTGAATTTCAATTCGTTAAGTATAACTAAAAATTGGTGGGTTGACCTGTCCAATCAAAAAAGTAGATTATGTTGATAATATATCTCAATCCGTCCAAATGACCGGTTAGCCCATTCCTTTTGCCCGTTTTAATAATATTACTACTATTGCTAAAAAAAActacaataaatatttatgtattactaaaaaatcaattttcaaggaattttttgtgtgttttaaaTGGTTTAGAGCACGTTCGGAGTTATTACTAttctttgatttaaattttacgACCAAAGAAGATTGTCGAATTTAGCTATCGACTGATATTATaacttataattttatatttggtaaaaacttgtgtgagacggtctcacgggtcgtattttgtgagacagatatcttatttgggtcatccatgacaaaatattactttttatgctaagagcattactttttattgtgaatatgtgtATGTTTGACCCgttttacagataaagattcgtgagaccgtctcacaagagacctactctttatatttttatttgaatgacCACTTCAACAACTTACACTTTTTTTGTGCCTGTGGACTTGACTATGGAGCATTTCAACACTAAAAACCACAATTTAAACATTACTTAATCCCCAAAGGCCAACTATTCAAAATTTCCAAATTCCCTTtttaatcacaaaaaaaaacttatccAAACAAACTATTCATTCATTGTTTTTCCAAAtcaatatttaaagaaaaacatgtttaatttgaataaaatctttaacaaaTGTATGTAACATTCGGctcgaaaaatttaaaaagactAAAGAAAAACTTATAAATTTATACAAATTTTATTATACATATGTTTTGATCTCTCTAGCAATGTTtatgtctatttgtttattcacAAAACTCGAATACAAAAATTTAATTCGGGAAAAtcgatattatttttgaaattgataATACACACTTGATAATAAAATAGgggatattatatatatatatatatatattaaataattaaaaaaatccttAAATCTCAGAAGGAGACCAACTAACAACTGAAAAGTACCTAACACCCTCTTTAGTTCTCTGGTGGGTGGTGGACATTGAATTCGTGCCAACAAAAAAATCCAAGCAAAACCCAAATTCCACTCCAAATCCAACACAAACAcgatacaatatatatattttaaaacgaTTTTATGAATctttatttataaaacaaataatcatgtaaatatttacaataaaacataatttttttcatagatattcacataaaatatatatctcataaaattgattcatAAAATCGTCTATAGTCGATTTTTATTACTGTaatattgtttattatttattatacggGATCCGTCGCGTATATGCGGAGCCTTCTTTACTATTTGGTCCAGTTGTCCACATTCCCAACTAACGACGGCGCTTATTACTTTCCGTGTTGTACGAGACCCCCAAAATACCGTGTTTGGCCGCGGGACGTCggagatttttgagattcatCCGTATTCTTGGTGTCCAATTTCAGAAAAATCAGAAATTTTTTTGGGGTTATTGGTATGATTACCTTCACTCTCCTCGTTTGCTGTTCTTTCTTGGGGGAAAAAAAGAGAAGTATGGTTCATATTCTTGGCCCGTTGGTCGGTTCTAATTTGATGGGTTATAAAAGAGTGAGGCTGCTGCTTGTTCGGTAGTTTTCTCATGGAAATTGGGCATTGTAAtatatgcttaaatgatttgatATTAGTTAATTCTATTGTTCGGAGTTTTTCTGTCTGCAGTGATTAGTATGAGGTTTGTGCACCGCTGATCATCTTCTCAAAGCGGTGATTTTTTAGTTTTACTCTTTTTCAGTTATCATTTGCTACATTCCCACTATGTCGAGTTTGGAGGAGCCTCTTGGTCTTGACAAGTTGGCAAGTTTGAGCGAAATTGATCGGGTTCGCAGGTTTTCATCCAGTAATGGGTGCAGGCCTATTCGAGAGGATGTTGGAATGGGAAACTGCTGGATTGAAGGGAGAAGTTGCAGCTCATCAAATAACTGCAAGTAAGTGTAATTTATTAGTTCTTCCAATAAAAATTCCGGGAAAAAGTGCTACCTTAAAAAGAGATTCAGCGAGAATGAGATTGCTTGCAAATAGGAAAATGCATCAATGGAATAAAGCGCTATACTTTGTCTAGTTTCTATTTCTACGACTGTGTTTTTTCATTTATGAGTTTATTACTGAGGTATTTATCGTTCTACTCACTTGGAGGTgtgttaattattatttattagtgAGGAGTTTCAAGAGTACAGGCAGGATCCTACTATCACATGGAGAAGACAAAGGAGAGATTTGTTGCAAAGAACTTCAAGTTTAGGCAGGAGCACCAGCCCTCAAGGGACCATGAGTGAGTCAAGATACTCGCCTCACTATCAATGTCGTGCTTACTCCAATGGCATGGACTCCGGAGAAGCAAAATATTGGGTAATTACCTATCAGAATTTcacttaaaaattcaaaaagctTTTGTTTGCATTGTGGACATTACAGCTGTGAGACGACTTTGACAGCTCttattttttccttcaaaatatgaTGACTTAGTTCTATCATACCACGTGTAGTTTTTCAAAGACATACCAAGATACGTAAAAATTGTGGAAGTTGGTCCCAGGGACGGGTTACAAAATGAAAAGACGATTGTTCCAACAAATGTCAAGGTTGAATTGATTCGTAAACTTGTTTATTCTGGATTATCGGTTGTCGAAGCTACAAGTTTTGTGTCACCAAAGTGGGTACAGCAggtaataaatattttctaaatcatTACTTCAAGTTAATCTCTCGACTAGTATCTGTACAAAATGCAAGTATATCTATTGAATCCTTCTTATCTGCTGAAATAGCTGGCTGATGCAAAAGATGTAATGGCTGCGGTTAAGAACTTTGATGGTGTTAGATTGCCTGTTCTGACACCCAATCTTAAGGTCAGTGTTTGATTTGCTGCAGCAGTTCTCTCATTGTCGAGACAAgttttctaatttttatataatttgctTCTAGGGGTTCGAAGCTGCTGTCTCAGCCGGGGCAAAAGACATAGCCGTGTTTGCATCAGCTTCCGAGTCATTTTCAAAGTCCAATATTAACTGCAGTATTGAAGAGAGCCTTGCTCGTTATCGTGCTGTGACTAGTGCTGCCAGAAAGCTTTCAATTCCTGTGCGAGGGTATAAATAATTGTTGTGTCCAAATCATGAAATCACATTTCTAAACTAAATTCGTGATCCTGCCATTATTGCTATTCAATAGGTATGTCTCTTGTGTTGTTGGTTGCCCTGTTGAGGGTTCAATCTCCCCTTTGAAAGTTGCGTACGTGGCAAAGGAACTTCATGACATGGGTTGTTTTGAGATTTCACTTGGAGATACAATTGGAGTTGCTACGCCTGGTAAATGTCAAAACTACATCTTGTTTTTGGAACTTAGTTGCATGATGTTTCTTGGCTTTATTCATGTACACTTGTGAGATCCTAGCCACATGAGTGTATGTGTTCGTACTTGCATAGGTACTGTTCTTCCTATGCTTGACGCAGTGATGGCTGTTGTTCCTGTTGAGAAACTTGCCGTTCATTTTCACGACACATATGGTCAATCTCTTTCCAATATTCTACTGTCCCTCCAAGTGAGTACATAATTTTCCCTTTGATTTGTCTGTTGGATTCTTCAATATTCTTTATGATATCAATAGTAGCGAACCCAAGATTTTAGTCAAAAGGGGAGGACTTGATATATTTtggaattcaattttttttggaaaaattaaataagaaaattattttcatttcgATGGATAATATACCCCGCTCCACCTCTCACTGTTTTTAGCCTTGGCCATTCATTATTTGttacttcaaagaaaaatactAGTATGCACATGGAAGTGAGAGAATTGTCAGAGCTACTAATTGCTATCCTGTGAATGTTGAGTCCTTGAAGATGGAACGAGATAGGGTAAGGTTGCGTAGCATGGATTCGGAATACAAGTAACCCGAGTTACTCGGCAAGCAAAACTAAGTCAGTACTTGATTCGAGCTCGAGCTACTTTAGCCAAGTTTACAAAGCAATTGATACATTTGTGATTCATAATTGATTTTTCAATTGGTTATTGTGATACGTATATGATTCATAATCGAGCTTTCAATTGGCTACTATGCTCGACTTGTCTCGTTGCTAATGTAGGTGAGTTACAACACTGCTCGAGCTCCAATCACGTGAACTGAGGGATTTTCAAGTCACTTATAAACTCGTGTTTCCTTTCATATGTGTTGTTCATATCAAATGATCGACTGATTTCCCTATATTTGTGGTTGAATAGATGGGGATTAGAGTAGTGGATTCCTCAGTTTCTGGTTTAGGAGGGTGCCCATATGCCAAAGGAGCTTCAGGAAATGTTGCTACCGAGGATGTCGTGTACATGCTTCACGGTATTGGCGTGACAACCAATGTCGACATGGGAAAACTTTTGCTAGCTGGAGAATACATCAGCAAGTATTTAGGCCGTCAGTCGGGTTCCAAGACAGCTATCGCACTGAACCACATTACTGCAGATTGCAGCTCCAAGAATTAAGATAATGGCTGCTGCTACCATGCACTTTTGcgacaaaacttattattattattattttatatcatataatattggCAGTGTATTATTGATGCCTGCTACAATTCAAGTGCAAGTTGACCATGATCCATAGCTGAGTTAATGATCAGGTCACATGGATTATAAGTATAAAATTCATCAATGTAtttcatttcaaatcatttaAGAATTGGTTGATTCAAATGTCACAGCTACATCGCTATAGTGTAAGATTGATCCTTCAAAATACAGTGAGCTACCCTATTAAAATTGGAGATCAGGATAGTGTATATAAATAACTGGAGTTCGTGTGCTGATGCAACATTGTTTGGATCGTGCCAGTTTCTTTCACTAATAACCAAATTTTAGGCTAATCTTTTTCTATCATAGACATTGTCTTCTGTCAAACAATGCCACTGAGTAAGATTTGTTCCACAAAGTTGAAATGGGTCCACATGGAGGCACACACGATGCCTGGCTGTAAGGCATACAACTCGCTCTTCTGATTATATTTTCAGCTCTGACCAACTTTCTCCAGTCTTCCTAGGATGTCAACACACTTCCTCAACAAAGACTTGGCATGTTCATTTTTTTCCACTTCGCATATATCTATAAGCTCAGACATGAAGCTCAGTTCTTTCAGATCGATGGGAGGAACAACCACAAACCGATTTGCTAACTCAAGAAGACATTCAGCAACAGCTATGTGAACCTGAGATCGATGCACTTGACAACTTTAAACCCAATGCAAGTAAAAGTTTTAAAGACTGGACAAAATGCTTATGCCTAGTGCATCAATAATTAATGCCTGTTCGGGTTACAACGCCATCGTGTAGGGGACCGATGGAAAAActcagaaaaaaatataatatgttacaACAAAGCAAGCTTTTGGAAAGAATAAGTCACCTGTCCAATATTTATTGTGCGGAGGGATTTAAGCAATTCAGGTGAGACGGCATAAAATAACTGAAAAACATATAGAAAGTCAAATTAGAGtccataatttttttgtaaaaaagaatCAGGGAACCTAACATTACCTCATGAATGAAAGCGTATATACTGGTCTTTACTAAAGTATCTTGTGAGTCATTTACACCGTGTTGCAACTTTGTGAGAAGCTCTTTGACAGAAGAAAATACTGACATTTTAACTGTTCAAAACATGAGAATTTTAACAGCATGTAAATCTAGTAGGATGggattaaaatgaaaaatatagtgGAATGGCATATACCTGTCCAAGGGAAACTAGGTGAGAGAGAGAACAAATACAGATCAATCAAGCTCTTCTGCTGTTCAAGAATATCGCCAATTCTTGCAACATGGATGCATGCAGTAAGGCATATTAGTATTTTATCATGTATAGCCGGAGAACCATCTGTCTCATCTGCATCAAGAAAGCAGTGCTCAAACCAATCACTTGACTAGACGAATTCAACTTACATATTATCCAATATTTCGTTTAATCCAATTCCATGTCCAATAACTTAACTCGGGGTGTGATTGAATATAACACATCATTTTATCCATGTAAAGTTACATGAGAACTTTTTATCTTTCCCTTTGTCCTTttggtttttcaaaaaatggcttttattttttcatagaaCAATCAATGACTGTGTAGTGCTTAATAGATCCCTAGTTGTTTATCGAACTCAAAATAAACCTTACAAGAGGAATAGTCGAACCCACAACTCATGGAATACAAGTCAAGAAATACTTTACTATCTAATCCGAACATAAGCAAATCCACATTCTTCTAGGGTGATTATGCCTCTGTTTTTCGGATTGTAGATATCTCCAGTGCAGACCATTCTTACCAAAGGAAGCCCAATTTGTTGGGGGATCCGCCACCAAGTTACCTTCTTGGTAAATATGTTTAAAGTGATATCCACTAAAGAGACAACAGTTTAGGTTCTTACTCTTCTGCCTCTGCCATATGAGGGTTCATTTTTGTAACAAACCAAGCAGTGGcaaaacatcaaaatccaagACTAGAGGATTTAATATTTTAGGAGATAAAAATGGAACGAGGACCCAATTCAacataaagaaaatatttctagaTCCTGGAAAACCTTGAGACTTAAGAACATTTTTGAGACCCAATTCATGAAGCATGGAACCAAAAAGAATTTATACCAATTAAAGCAACAAGTTATAATCCATCTTTTATAAGAAAAGTTCAGATTTCCAAATGACAATAGTATGgaattagcataaaaaaataaaattagacaTTAATGCCACTCAAAT
This window of the Primulina huaijiensis isolate GDHJ02 chromosome 3, ASM1229523v2, whole genome shotgun sequence genome carries:
- the LOC140973210 gene encoding hydroxymethylglutaryl-CoA lyase, mitochondrial isoform X2, yielding MEIGHFIICYIPTMSSLEEPLGLDKLASLSEIDRVRRFSSSNGCRPIREDVGMGNCWIEGRSCSSSNNCNEEFQEYRQDPTITWRRQRRDLLQRTSSLGRSTSPQGTMSESRYSPHYQCRAYSNGMDSGEAKYWFFKDIPRYVKIVEVGPRDGLQNEKTIVPTNVKVELIRKLVYSGLSVVEATSFVSPKWVQQLADAKDVMAAVKNFDGVRLPVLTPNLKGFEAAVSAGAKDIAVFASASESFSKSNINCSIEESLARYRAVTSAARKLSIPVRGYVSCVVGCPVEGSISPLKVAYVAKELHDMGCFEISLGDTIGVATPGTVLPMLDAVMAVVPVEKLAVHFHDTYGQSLSNILLSLQMGIRVVDSSVSGLGGCPYAKGASGNVATEDVVYMLHGIGVTTNVDMGKLLLAGEYISKYLGRQSGSKTAIALNHITADCSSKN
- the LOC140973210 gene encoding hydroxymethylglutaryl-CoA lyase, mitochondrial isoform X3: MSSLEEPLGLDKLASLSEIDRVRRFSSSNGCRPIREDVGMGNCWIEGRSCSSSNNCNEEFQEYRQDPTITWRRQRRDLLQRTSSLGRSTSPQGTMSESRYSPHYQCRAYSNGMDSGEAKYWFFKDIPRYVKIVEVGPRDGLQNEKTIVPTNVKVELIRKLVYSGLSVVEATSFVSPKWVQQLADAKDVMAAVKNFDGVRLPVLTPNLKGFEAAVSAGAKDIAVFASASESFSKSNINCSIEESLARYRAVTSAARKLSIPVRGYVSCVVGCPVEGSISPLKVAYVAKELHDMGCFEISLGDTIGVATPGTVLPMLDAVMAVVPVEKLAVHFHDTYGQSLSNILLSLQMGIRVVDSSVSGLGGCPYAKGASGNVATEDVVYMLHGIGVTTNVDMGKLLLAGEYISKYLGRQSGSKTAIALNHITADCSSKN
- the LOC140973210 gene encoding hydroxymethylglutaryl-CoA lyase, mitochondrial isoform X1; this translates as MITFTLLVCCSFLGEKKRIIICYIPTMSSLEEPLGLDKLASLSEIDRVRRFSSSNGCRPIREDVGMGNCWIEGRSCSSSNNCNEEFQEYRQDPTITWRRQRRDLLQRTSSLGRSTSPQGTMSESRYSPHYQCRAYSNGMDSGEAKYWFFKDIPRYVKIVEVGPRDGLQNEKTIVPTNVKVELIRKLVYSGLSVVEATSFVSPKWVQQLADAKDVMAAVKNFDGVRLPVLTPNLKGFEAAVSAGAKDIAVFASASESFSKSNINCSIEESLARYRAVTSAARKLSIPVRGYVSCVVGCPVEGSISPLKVAYVAKELHDMGCFEISLGDTIGVATPGTVLPMLDAVMAVVPVEKLAVHFHDTYGQSLSNILLSLQMGIRVVDSSVSGLGGCPYAKGASGNVATEDVVYMLHGIGVTTNVDMGKLLLAGEYISKYLGRQSGSKTAIALNHITADCSSKN